The Stenotrophomonas rhizophila genome has a window encoding:
- the ubiE gene encoding bifunctional demethylmenaquinone methyltransferase/2-methoxy-6-polyprenyl-1,4-benzoquinol methylase UbiE has protein sequence MSESPYKTGTTHFGFRDVAAKDKQKLVGEVFTSVARNYDLMNDLMSLGIHRAWKRYYVATAQVKPGDSVLDLAGGTGDIAALLKERVGDDGQVVVGDINAGMLTVGRDRLTNRGLVAGLDFVQCNAEALPFPDASFDLVTIAFGLRNVTDKDAALREMYRVLKVGGQARVLEFSEVTADWFKPIYDFHSFKILPKLGQLFARDGDSYQYLAESIRKHPPQEQLKTMMGEAGFARCHYKNLTGGIVSIHSGYKV, from the coding sequence ATGAGCGAATCCCCCTACAAGACTGGCACCACCCATTTCGGCTTCCGCGATGTCGCCGCCAAGGACAAGCAGAAGCTGGTGGGCGAAGTGTTCACCTCGGTCGCGCGCAACTACGACCTGATGAACGACCTGATGAGCCTGGGCATCCACCGGGCGTGGAAGCGCTATTACGTGGCTACCGCGCAGGTGAAGCCGGGTGACAGCGTGCTCGACCTGGCTGGCGGCACCGGCGACATCGCCGCGCTGCTCAAGGAGCGCGTGGGCGACGACGGCCAGGTGGTGGTCGGCGACATCAACGCCGGCATGCTCACCGTGGGCCGCGACCGCCTGACCAACCGCGGCCTGGTGGCTGGCTTGGACTTCGTCCAGTGCAACGCCGAGGCGCTGCCGTTCCCGGATGCCAGCTTCGACCTGGTGACCATCGCCTTCGGGCTGCGCAACGTCACCGACAAGGATGCCGCCCTGCGCGAGATGTACCGCGTGCTCAAGGTGGGCGGCCAGGCGCGGGTGCTGGAGTTCTCCGAAGTCACCGCCGACTGGTTCAAGCCGATCTACGATTTCCATTCGTTCAAGATCCTGCCCAAGCTGGGCCAGCTGTTCGCCCGCGACGGCGACAGCTACCAGTACCTGGCCGAGAGCATCCGCAAGCACCCGCCGCAGGAGCAGCTCAAGACCATGATGGGCGAGGCCGGTTTCGCGCGCTGCCATTACAAGAACCTGACCGGCGGCATCGTCTCGATCCACTCCGGCTACAAGGTTTGA
- a CDS encoding low affinity iron permease family protein gives MKLRSVFNLVAKKASYAAGTPWTFLGAVSIVLIWALTGPVFKFNDTWQLVINTGTTIITFLMVFLIQHSQNADTAAIQIKLDELIRVTAEANNELLDLEELDEERLEEIRRTYEQMARDATNALEKARNR, from the coding sequence ATGAAACTTCGCAGCGTGTTCAACCTCGTCGCCAAGAAGGCGTCCTACGCGGCGGGTACGCCGTGGACCTTCCTCGGTGCGGTCAGCATCGTGCTCATCTGGGCCCTCACTGGGCCCGTATTCAAGTTCAACGACACCTGGCAGCTGGTGATCAACACCGGCACCACCATCATCACGTTCCTGATGGTGTTTCTCATCCAGCACAGCCAGAACGCCGACACCGCCGCCATCCAGATCAAGCTCGACGAGCTGATCCGGGTGACCGCGGAGGCCAACAACGAACTGCTGGATCTTGAAGAACTGGACGAGGAGCGGCTGGAAGAGATCCGCCGCACCTACGAACAGATGGCGCGCGATGCGACCAACGCCCTGGAAAAGGCACGGAATCGGTAG
- a CDS encoding M1 family metallopeptidase, whose protein sequence is MRSPFLLIPLAVALAAGCSKEPAAPTAAPAAQPSADTAVKAVNRSHDESSYAEPDKVVIKDLGLDLKLDFDSRQIGGTATYTLEWKDKAAKQLVLDTRELTIEKVEAVAADGSAAPLQFALAPADKVFGSKLTIDAPAQPGKVRVTYHTAPTASGLQWLEPSMTEGKQLPFMFSQSQAIHARSWVPLQDTPSVRFTYSAHVASRPDVMVLMSADNDPKAARDGDYTFKMPQPIPSYLLAIAAGDLVFEPISGRSGVWAEPTMVGKAAKEFEDTEKMIGAAEKLYGEYRWGRYDMLVLPPSFPFGGMENPRLTFATPTVIVGDKSLVSLVAHELAHSWSGNLVTNSSWKDIWLNEGFTTYVQGRITEALYGQEMAEMEREIDQNDLLAEVKDMSPADQALALPPLTERDPDEALSNVAYVKGSWFLQFLEQRFGREVFDPFLRGWFDDHAFQSANTDQFVEYLKKNLLSKKPGAVTDAELKAWLDEPGIPAFATKARSRNFSIVDTARIAWQGSGTLPSAQITSEWGTQEWVHFIDGMGKTLPVDKLAALDKAYAFTGTANGEIAMRWYPLAIRSGYLEANEAAGAFIERVGRRKLILPIYAELVKTPEGLAFAKAAFEKAKPSYHPITTASVQDMLDKASAGK, encoded by the coding sequence ATGCGATCCCCGTTCCTGCTGATTCCCCTGGCCGTCGCGCTTGCCGCCGGCTGCTCCAAAGAGCCCGCCGCCCCGACCGCGGCCCCCGCCGCCCAGCCGAGCGCCGACACTGCCGTGAAAGCCGTCAACCGCAGCCACGATGAAAGTTCCTACGCCGAACCGGACAAGGTCGTCATCAAGGACCTGGGCCTGGACCTGAAGCTGGATTTCGACAGCAGGCAGATCGGCGGCACCGCCACCTACACCCTGGAGTGGAAGGACAAGGCGGCCAAGCAGCTGGTGCTGGACACCCGCGAGCTGACCATCGAGAAGGTTGAAGCCGTCGCCGCCGATGGCAGCGCCGCGCCGCTGCAGTTCGCGCTGGCGCCGGCCGACAAGGTGTTCGGCAGCAAGCTGACCATCGACGCCCCGGCCCAGCCGGGCAAGGTGCGGGTGACCTACCACACCGCGCCGACCGCCTCGGGCCTGCAGTGGCTGGAGCCATCGATGACCGAAGGCAAGCAGCTGCCCTTCATGTTCAGCCAGTCCCAGGCCATCCACGCGCGTTCGTGGGTGCCGCTGCAGGACACGCCGAGCGTGCGCTTCACCTACAGCGCGCACGTGGCTTCGCGCCCGGACGTGATGGTGCTGATGAGCGCCGACAACGACCCCAAGGCCGCGCGTGACGGTGATTACACCTTCAAGATGCCGCAGCCGATTCCGTCCTACCTGCTGGCCATCGCCGCCGGCGACCTGGTGTTCGAGCCGATCTCCGGTCGTTCCGGCGTCTGGGCCGAACCGACCATGGTCGGCAAGGCCGCCAAGGAATTCGAAGACACCGAGAAGATGATCGGTGCGGCCGAAAAGCTCTATGGCGAATACCGCTGGGGCCGCTACGACATGCTGGTACTGCCGCCGTCGTTCCCGTTCGGCGGCATGGAAAACCCGCGCCTGACCTTCGCCACCCCGACCGTGATCGTGGGCGACAAGTCGCTGGTCTCGCTGGTGGCCCATGAACTGGCGCACAGCTGGTCGGGCAACCTGGTGACCAACTCCAGCTGGAAGGACATCTGGCTCAACGAAGGCTTCACCACCTACGTGCAGGGCCGCATCACCGAAGCGCTGTATGGCCAGGAAATGGCCGAGATGGAGCGCGAGATCGACCAGAACGACCTGCTGGCCGAGGTCAAGGACATGAGCCCGGCCGACCAGGCCCTGGCCCTGCCGCCGCTGACCGAGCGCGACCCGGACGAGGCGCTGAGCAACGTGGCCTACGTCAAGGGCTCGTGGTTCCTGCAGTTCCTGGAGCAGCGCTTTGGGCGTGAAGTGTTCGATCCGTTCCTGCGTGGCTGGTTCGATGACCACGCATTCCAGAGCGCCAACACCGACCAGTTCGTCGAGTACCTGAAGAAGAACCTGCTGTCCAAGAAGCCGGGCGCGGTGACCGACGCCGAGCTGAAGGCATGGCTGGACGAGCCGGGCATTCCGGCGTTCGCCACCAAGGCGCGTTCGCGCAACTTCTCCATCGTCGATACCGCGCGCATTGCATGGCAGGGCAGTGGCACGCTGCCGAGCGCGCAGATCACCAGCGAATGGGGTACCCAGGAATGGGTGCACTTCATCGACGGCATGGGCAAGACCCTGCCCGTGGACAAGCTGGCCGCGCTGGACAAGGCGTACGCGTTCACCGGCACCGCCAATGGCGAGATCGCCATGCGCTGGTACCCGCTTGCCATCCGCAGCGGTTATCTGGAGGCCAATGAAGCGGCCGGTGCCTTCATCGAACGCGTTGGCCGGCGCAAGCTGATCCTGCCGATCTACGCCGAACTGGTGAAGACCCCGGAAGGCCTGGCGTTCGCCAAGGCGGCCTTTGAAAAGGCCAAGCCCAGCTACCACCCGATCACCACGGCATCGGTGCAGGACATGCTGGACAAGGCAAGCGCGGGCAAGTAA
- a CDS encoding nucleoside deaminase, translating to MITTPDYAALLETAIAEARQGLAEGGIPIGAALYHNDGRLLGCGHNRRVQEGDPSVHGETDAFRKAGRQRRYQDTIMVTTLAPCWYCSGLVRQFNIGTVVVGESVTFQGGIDWLRENGVQVIDMQSQECIDLLGGFISAHPEVWNEDIGE from the coding sequence ATGATCACCACCCCCGACTACGCCGCCCTGCTTGAAACCGCCATCGCCGAAGCCCGCCAGGGCCTGGCCGAAGGCGGCATCCCCATCGGCGCTGCCCTGTACCACAACGACGGCCGCCTGCTCGGCTGCGGCCACAACCGCCGGGTCCAGGAGGGCGACCCGTCCGTGCACGGTGAAACCGACGCGTTCCGCAAGGCCGGCCGCCAGCGCCGCTACCAGGACACCATCATGGTCACCACCCTGGCCCCCTGCTGGTACTGCAGCGGGCTGGTGCGCCAGTTCAACATCGGCACGGTGGTGGTGGGTGAATCGGTCACCTTCCAGGGCGGTATCGACTGGCTGCGCGAAAACGGCGTGCAGGTGATCGACATGCAGAGCCAGGAATGCATCGACCTGCTGGGCGGATTCATCTCGGCCCATCCCGAGGTGTGGAACGAAGACATCGGCGAGTAA
- a CDS encoding efflux transporter outer membrane subunit has translation MNKALLALAMTAALSGCAMLEPRSTEVAPAIPAQWPATTSTAAAVEVADIGWRDYFVDERLQSLIAQSLENNRDLRVAVLNVDKARAQYRIQRADRVPALGVQGQMTRSGGDVPVTEQFSANLGVVEFELDLFGRVRNLSQAALQQYFAEAANRRNAQLSLVAEVANAWLTLGADSEQLKIAEATLATYEDSLRLSEARHQLGGASALELSQTRTLVETARTDVARYQGQVAQDRNALALLAGGPVDEALLPASEATDVAAVRAVPAGVPGEVLLRRPDVMAAEHTLLAANANIGAARAAFFPSISLTGSVGSTSSELSGLFDAGTRAWSFMPTLNLPIFQGGKLRAGLGVANANRDIALAKYEKAIQSGFREAADALALNDSLDAQLASQQALVAAAEQARTLSQARYDAGLDSFLTLLDARRTAYTARQSLVTTQLNRLSNQVALYKVLGGGWYERGDVAAR, from the coding sequence ATGAATAAGGCGCTCCTTGCCCTGGCCATGACCGCCGCCCTCTCCGGCTGCGCCATGCTCGAGCCACGCAGCACCGAGGTCGCCCCGGCGATCCCGGCGCAGTGGCCGGCCACCACCTCCACCGCTGCGGCGGTGGAGGTGGCCGACATCGGCTGGCGCGACTACTTCGTCGACGAGCGGCTGCAATCGCTCATCGCCCAGTCGCTGGAGAACAATCGCGACCTGCGCGTGGCCGTGCTCAATGTGGACAAGGCGCGTGCGCAGTACCGCATCCAGCGTGCCGACCGGGTTCCCGCGCTCGGCGTGCAGGGGCAGATGACCCGCAGCGGTGGCGATGTGCCGGTCACCGAGCAGTTCAGCGCCAACCTCGGCGTGGTCGAGTTCGAACTGGATTTGTTCGGCCGTGTGCGCAACCTGAGCCAGGCGGCGCTGCAGCAGTACTTCGCCGAGGCGGCCAACCGCCGCAACGCGCAGCTGTCGCTGGTGGCCGAAGTGGCCAATGCGTGGTTGACCCTGGGCGCCGACAGCGAGCAGCTGAAGATCGCCGAGGCCACCCTGGCCACCTATGAGGATTCGCTGCGCCTGAGCGAGGCGCGCCACCAGCTGGGCGGTGCCTCTGCGCTGGAACTGAGCCAGACGCGCACGCTGGTGGAAACCGCGCGCACCGATGTTGCCCGCTACCAGGGCCAGGTCGCGCAGGACCGCAACGCGCTGGCGCTGCTGGCCGGCGGCCCGGTCGACGAGGCGTTGCTGCCCGCCAGCGAAGCCACCGACGTGGCCGCCGTGCGCGCGGTGCCGGCGGGCGTGCCCGGTGAGGTGCTGCTGCGCCGCCCGGACGTGATGGCGGCCGAGCACACGCTGCTGGCGGCCAACGCCAACATCGGCGCCGCACGCGCGGCGTTCTTCCCGTCGATCAGCCTCACCGGCAGCGTTGGGTCCACCTCGTCGGAGCTGTCGGGGTTGTTCGATGCCGGCACCCGCGCGTGGAGCTTCATGCCCACGTTGAACCTGCCGATCTTCCAGGGCGGCAAGCTGCGCGCCGGGCTGGGCGTGGCCAATGCCAACCGCGATATCGCGCTGGCGAAGTACGAGAAGGCGATCCAGTCCGGCTTCCGCGAGGCCGCCGACGCACTGGCGCTCAACGACAGCCTGGATGCGCAGCTGGCGTCACAGCAGGCGCTGGTGGCGGCGGCCGAACAGGCACGGACGCTGTCGCAGGCGCGCTATGACGCTGGGCTGGACAGCTTCCTGACCCTGTTGGACGCGCGGCGGACCGCGTACACCGCGCGGCAGTCGCTGGTGACCACGCAGTTGAACCGGTTGTCCAACCAGGTGGCCCTGTACAAGGTGCTGGGTGGCGGATGGTATGAACGCGGCGATGTGGCCGCGCGGTAA